Proteins encoded within one genomic window of Chrysemys picta bellii isolate R12L10 chromosome 6, ASM1138683v2, whole genome shotgun sequence:
- the RIOK2 gene encoding serine/threonine-protein kinase RIO2: protein MGRLNVVMLRYLSRDHFRVLTAVEMGMKNHEIVPASLIASIASLKHGGCNKILRELVKHKLLAYERTKTVQGYRLTNGGYDYLALKTLSSRQVVNSVGNQMGVGKESDIYVVANEEEQQLALKLHRLGRTSFRNLKNKRDYHKHRHKMSWLYLSRLAAMKEFAYMKALHDRKFPVPKPFDYNRHAVVMELISGYPLCQVHQIEDPASVYSELMELIVKLANHGLIHGDFNEFNLLLDSEDQVTMIDFPQMVSTSHPNAEWYFDRDVKCIRDFFKKRFSYESELFPTFQDIRRECSLDVEIAASGYTKEMQEDDELLYPAGPDEEDYKTVFTPLVDDVDGKVNLYTTKENKINFTDELEDDTESKSSKVLVNSSKEVDIADSSKKAESLDMTEFSHALEKVEGQIIAGKASNNAESSAIDFSEDERRTENTTKIEDHIGQGEDPADKEYEDECPDLVDLSTLNREFRPFRDEESMIHINEHRMRTLSTTSAGSFGSCSTIPQELVKQKIKRQLTKQQKAALRRRLQKGEANVYTKQRRENMFNIKSSLDAASFWG from the exons ATGGGCCGGCTGAACGTGGTGATGCTCCGCTACCTGTCCCGCGACCACTTCAGAGTCCTGACGGCG GTGGAGATGGGTATGAAGAATCATGAAATAGTCCCTGCTAGCTTGATTGCCTCCATAGCCAGCCTGAAACATGGAGGATGTAACAAAATTCTGAGAGAGTTAGTGAAACACAAACTCCTAGCTTATGAACGAACTAAAA CTGTCCAGGGCTACCGATTAACTAACGGAGGGTATGATTACCTTGCCTTGAAAACTCTATCATCTCGACAAGTTGTCAACTCTGTTGGAAACCAGATGGGTGTTGGCAAAGAATcag ATATTTATGTTGTTGCAAATGAAGAGGAGCAACAGCTTGCATTAAAGCTGCATAGGCTTGGGAGAACCTCCTTTCGTAATCTAAAAAACAAACGTGACTACCATAAGCACAGACATAAAATGTCGTGGCTTTATTTGTCCCGCCTGGCTGCCATGAAAGAATTTGCCTACATGAAG GCTTTGCATGATCGAAAATTTCCTGTTCCAAAACCATTTGACTACAATAGACATGCAGTAGTTATGGAACTTATTAGTGGTTACCCTCT gtgcCAAGTGCATCAAATAGAAGATCCTGCATCTGTGTATAGTGAGTTAATGGAACTGATTGTAAAACTTGCCAACCATGGTTTGATTCATGGAGATTTCAATGAATTCAATCTCTTATTGGACAGCGAGGACCAGGTTACCATGATTGATTTCCCACAGATGGTGTCAACATCTCATCCAAATGCTGAATG GTATTTTGACAGAGATGTTAAATGCATTAGAGACTTTTTTAAGAAGCGTTTCAGCTATGAAAGTGAACTTTTCCCAACCTTCCAGGATATCAG GAGAGAGTGCTCTCTTGACGTAGAGATTGCAGCCAGTGGCTACACAAAAGAAATGCAGGAGGATGATGAACTGCTTTACCCAGCTGGTCCTGATGAGGAGGATTATAAAACAGTTTTTACACCACTTGTAGACGATGTTGATGGGAAAGTAAATTTGTATACcaccaaagaaaacaaaataaatttcacAGATGAATTGGAAGATGACACTGAAAGCAAATCCTCTAAAGTTTTGGTGAATAGCAGTAAAGAAGTTGATATAGCTGACAGTAGTAAAAAGGCAGAAAGTTTAGATATGACTGAGTTCAGCCATGCTCTAGAAAAAGTTGAAGGGCAAATTATTGCAGGGAAAGCCAGTAATAATGCAGAGAGTTCTGCAATTGATTTTTCTGAGGATGAAAGGAGAACTGAAAATACCACCAAAATTGAAGATCATATAGGTCAAGGAGAAGACCCTGCTGACAAAGAGTATGAAGATGAATGCCCTGATCTGGTTGACTTGTCAACATTAAACAGAGAATTCAGGCCTTTCAG AGACGAAGAAAGTATGATACACATCAATGAACACAGAATGAGAACCTTAAGTACCACCTCCGCTGGCAGTTTTGGGAGCTGTTCAACAATTCCTCAG